The genomic segment GCGAAGCTTTAGAAGAACATCTTACGGAACTTTTTAATACCGGAAAAGTATCCCATTTCAACGAAGTTAAAAAAAGTCTTCCTCAAGGTATGTTTGGACTTTTAGAGGTTCCTGGAATAGGCGCTAAAACTGCGTTTAAACTCGCCTCTCATTTTAATCTTAATAACGAGAATAAAGCCGTGTCGCAACTTAAAAAATTTGCCGAAATCGGCAAAATAAAAACCCTGCCCGGTTTTGGTGAGGAATCCGAAAACAAAATCTTGCAAAGTATAGAAAAAATGGCAGATAAAGAAGCCCGTTTTCCGTTATATGTGGCGGAAGAAACAGCTTTTAAATTGCTTGATTATTTAAAAAAGTACCCTTATGTCTTAAAAGCGGACCCTTTAGGTTCTTTACGGCGCAAATCCGCCACCGTTGGGGATATAGATATTTCCGTTGCCACTAAAAATTCCCGCGAAGTTATAAATTACTTTGTTAAGTACCCCAAAATTACAAAAATTATCAGCAAAGGAGATATTAAGGCAAGTGTAATAATACTGGGGGATTTTCAAGTAGATATAATGACCCAAAATCCCGATTCGTACGGTTCTTTATTGCAACATTTTACCGGCTCAAAACTTCATAATATCCATTTAAGAAAAGTGGCTTTGGAAAAAGGTCTTTCTTTATCGGAGTATGGTATAAAAAAGGGCCCCCAAACGGTTAAATTTGACACCGAGGAAGGTTTTTACCGCTTTTTGGATATGCAATACATCTCGCCGGAATTGCGGGAGGATTTGGGGGAAATTGAGCTTGCTATAAGAAACAAAATTCCTAATTTATTAACTGTTTCGGATATTAAAGGCGACCTCCAATCTCATACCACTTATAGCGATGGAGAAAACTCTTTTGGTGAAATGACAGCATCTGCCGAAAATTTAGGATATGAATATTTTGGAATTACCGACCATCAAATGAGCCTTTCCACTCATACCGAATCGGATGTTATGCTTGCAATAGAGGCGAGAAGGAAAGAAATTGAACAATATAATAGTTCGCATAAAGGTATGCGAGTACTCTTCGGGTGCGAAATAAATGTTTCTGCCGACAACAAAGTGGTGTACCCAGACAGATTATTAAAAGAGTTTGACTATGCTGTGGGAGCAATTCATACTTCTTTTGGACAGTCCAAAAAGCAAATAACGGAAAGGTTTTTAACTTTAATAAAAAACCCATACATAAAAATTATCGCTCACCCAACCGGACGGCTTATATCAGAAAGAGAAGGTTATAGCGTTGATTGGGAGGTAGTGTTTAAAGCTTGTAAAGAACACAATAAAGTGTTAGAAATAAATGGACAGCCCAGCCGTTTAGACCTTCCAGATTATTTGGTAAAACAGGCGGTACAACAAGGGGTATTGTTATCCACGAACACCGACGCGCATAGTGTGAAGGACTTAAAATTTATGCCTTACGCCGTATCGGTTGCTCGGAGGGGTTGGTGCGAGAAGAAAAATGTGATAAATACATTGTCTTTAAGTGAAATGT from the Patescibacteria group bacterium genome contains:
- the polX gene encoding DNA polymerase/3'-5' exonuclease PolX, whose translation is EALEEHLTELFNTGKVSHFNEVKKSLPQGMFGLLEVPGIGAKTAFKLASHFNLNNENKAVSQLKKFAEIGKIKTLPGFGEESENKILQSIEKMADKEARFPLYVAEETAFKLLDYLKKYPYVLKADPLGSLRRKSATVGDIDISVATKNSREVINYFVKYPKITKIISKGDIKASVIILGDFQVDIMTQNPDSYGSLLQHFTGSKLHNIHLRKVALEKGLSLSEYGIKKGPQTVKFDTEEGFYRFLDMQYISPELREDLGEIELAIRNKIPNLLTVSDIKGDLQSHTTYSDGENSFGEMTASAENLGYEYFGITDHQMSLSTHTESDVMLAIEARRKEIEQYNSSHKGMRVLFGCEINVSADNKVVYPDRLLKEFDYAVGAIHTSFGQSKKQITERFLTLIKNPYIKIIAHPTGRLISEREGYSVDWEVVFKACKEHNKVLEINGQPSRLDLPDYLVKQAVQQGVLLSTNTDAHSVKDLKFMPYAVSVARRGWCEKKNVINTLSLSEMLKFLNI